The following proteins come from a genomic window of Campylobacter concisus:
- the thiS gene encoding sulfur carrier protein ThiS translates to MIKFRVNGKNFELENDINVYDFLAQNGYELKFIALERDGEILPKKLWRERFMSEGKAYEIVTLVGGG, encoded by the coding sequence ATGATCAAATTTAGAGTAAATGGCAAAAACTTCGAGCTTGAAAACGATATAAATGTTTATGATTTTTTAGCTCAAAATGGCTATGAGCTTAAATTTATAGCCCTTGAGCGAGACGGAGAAATTTTGCCAAAAAAGCTTTGGCGTGAGCGCTTCATGAGCGAGGGCAAAGCTTATGAGATCGTCACTTTAGTTGGCGGTGGATGA
- the hisS gene encoding histidine--tRNA ligase, producing MITALRGMKDMLPARAKLYAQIIKTCEEVAKNYGYEQILTPHLEETALFKRSVGESSDIVGKEMYQFEDKGGNDVCLRPEGTAGVVRAFIEAKLDRANVTKRCFYYGSMFRYERPQKGRLREFHQFGCECFGEGSVYEDTSIILMVSEIFNRLNIKTTLKINSLGDESSMKSYKEKLVKFLDENDDKICEDCKRRKLLNPIRVLDCKIESCQEIYKNAPVITDSLSDEAQADFVKLQEILTANGVKFEIDTKLVRGLDYYCKTAFEFISNEIGSQSAVAGGGRYDRLVGYLGGKASYGVGFAMGVERIMEILGEAQDERAGIYLCALDAPNLDFVYALGTKLRKKYQVEISYEAKKLQKHLQNADNKNVKIFLCVGENEMKENKIWYKNLESKDEKTINLDELEKELG from the coding sequence ATGATAACGGCACTTCGTGGCATGAAAGATATGCTTCCGGCTCGTGCAAAACTTTACGCACAGATAATCAAAACCTGCGAGGAAGTCGCAAAAAACTACGGATATGAGCAAATTTTGACCCCGCACCTCGAGGAGACGGCGCTTTTTAAAAGAAGTGTCGGCGAGAGTAGCGACATCGTGGGTAAAGAGATGTATCAGTTTGAAGACAAAGGTGGCAACGACGTTTGCTTGCGTCCTGAGGGCACAGCTGGCGTGGTTAGAGCGTTTATCGAGGCAAAACTTGACAGGGCAAATGTGACAAAACGCTGCTTTTATTACGGCTCGATGTTTCGCTACGAGCGCCCACAAAAAGGCCGTTTAAGAGAGTTTCACCAGTTTGGCTGCGAGTGCTTTGGCGAAGGCAGTGTTTACGAGGATACGAGCATTATCTTGATGGTGAGCGAAATTTTTAACAGACTAAACATAAAAACAACCCTAAAGATCAACTCCCTTGGTGACGAGAGCTCGATGAAGTCTTACAAGGAAAAGCTTGTTAAATTTCTAGATGAAAACGACGATAAAATTTGCGAGGACTGCAAAAGACGCAAGCTTTTAAATCCTATCCGCGTGCTTGACTGCAAGATTGAGAGCTGCCAAGAAATTTATAAAAATGCTCCAGTTATCACTGATAGCTTAAGCGATGAGGCGCAAGCTGACTTTGTAAAGCTGCAAGAAATTTTAACGGCAAATGGCGTTAAATTTGAGATAGATACAAAGCTCGTTCGTGGGCTAGACTACTACTGCAAGACGGCGTTTGAGTTTATCAGCAATGAGATCGGCTCACAAAGTGCAGTCGCAGGCGGAGGCAGATACGACAGGCTTGTTGGGTATCTTGGCGGTAAAGCAAGTTATGGCGTTGGCTTTGCGATGGGTGTTGAGAGGATAATGGAAATTTTAGGTGAGGCCCAGGATGAGCGAGCTGGGATTTATCTTTGCGCGCTTGATGCACCAAATTTAGACTTTGTCTATGCGCTTGGTACAAAACTTCGCAAAAAATATCAGGTTGAAATTTCTTATGAAGCCAAAAAACTTCAAAAACATCTACAAAATGCCGACAATAAAAATGTAAAAATTTTCCTTTGTGTAGGCGAAAATGAGATGAAAGAGAATAAAATTTGGTATAAAAATTTAGAGAGCAAAGATGAAAAAACGATAAATTTAGATGAGCTTGAAAAGGAGCTGGGATGA
- a CDS encoding pyridoxal phosphate-dependent aminotransferase, with the protein MQLANRMQTLSESITIAISTKAKEMKAAGIDVISLSAGEPDFMTPKKIREAVKNALDNDSKSGKYTPVPGLPEVIEAIRVKLKRDNGLDYKANQIVTNIGAKHSLFNVFQALINPGDEVIIPSPYWVSYPEIVKFCGGVPVFIEANESTNFKITAEQLKKAITPKTKVFSLNHPTNPTGAVYTKEEIAAFGEVLKGTDIIITSDEIYEKVIYGKEFHAVASVSEDLFKRTVTINGLSKCGAMPGWRFGYIASSMDWLIAGIKKLQSQSTSNISSIVQIGAIPSLLGETDEDIENMRKEYEKRRDVAVEMINAIPGLSVVKPDGAFYLFVKCKEVDGDSLRFCKKMLEEVNVATVPGVGFGMDGYFRISFATDIESIKKAIERIANFVKSYKI; encoded by the coding sequence ATGCAACTAGCAAACAGAATGCAAACATTAAGTGAATCAATCACAATCGCGATCAGCACAAAGGCCAAAGAGATGAAGGCTGCTGGCATCGACGTGATCTCGCTTTCAGCTGGTGAGCCTGACTTTATGACTCCAAAAAAGATAAGAGAAGCTGTAAAAAACGCACTTGATAACGATAGCAAAAGTGGTAAATACACGCCAGTGCCAGGTCTTCCTGAAGTGATAGAGGCCATTAGAGTAAAGCTAAAAAGAGATAACGGACTTGACTACAAGGCAAATCAAATCGTCACAAACATCGGCGCAAAACACTCACTTTTTAACGTTTTCCAAGCGCTTATCAACCCAGGCGACGAGGTCATCATCCCCTCTCCATACTGGGTGAGCTACCCTGAGATCGTTAAATTTTGTGGCGGTGTGCCTGTCTTTATCGAAGCAAACGAGAGCACAAATTTTAAGATCACAGCCGAGCAGCTAAAAAAAGCGATCACGCCAAAGACAAAGGTATTTTCGCTAAATCACCCGACAAATCCAACAGGTGCAGTCTATACAAAAGAGGAGATTGCTGCATTTGGCGAGGTTTTAAAGGGCACTGACATCATCATCACAAGCGATGAAATTTATGAAAAAGTGATCTACGGCAAAGAATTTCACGCCGTAGCCTCAGTGAGCGAGGATCTTTTCAAAAGAACGGTCACGATAAATGGCCTAAGCAAGTGTGGCGCGATGCCTGGCTGGAGATTTGGCTACATAGCAAGCTCGATGGACTGGCTAATAGCTGGTATCAAAAAGCTTCAAAGCCAAAGCACAAGCAACATCAGCTCGATCGTGCAAATAGGCGCTATCCCGTCGCTTCTTGGCGAAACTGACGAAGATATCGAAAACATGAGAAAAGAGTATGAAAAAAGACGCGACGTGGCAGTTGAGATGATAAATGCTATCCCTGGGCTAAGCGTAGTTAAGCCTGATGGCGCGTTTTATCTATTTGTAAAATGTAAAGAGGTAGATGGCGACTCACTTAGGTTTTGCAAAAAGATGCTTGAAGAGGTAAATGTAGCGACCGTGCCAGGTGTGGGCTTTGGTATGGATGGATATTTTAGAATTTCTTTTGCGACAGACATCGAGAGCATAAAAAAAGCGATCGAGAGGATCGCAAATTTTGTAAAAAGCTACAAAATTTAA
- the tmk gene encoding dTMP kinase, which translates to MYVLFEGIDGVGKSTQIEILASKFSDAIVTKEPGGTQLGENLREILLSSNIKIGKRAEILLFLADRAEHFEKLVAPNLGRLILSDRGFISGIAYALANDENLDENVLLELNKFALNDKFADKIVFFEASPELISSRLKSRGTSDKIEARGLEYLLKVQSLMKQILIKNGFETLFVDASKSIELISKEIENFINFK; encoded by the coding sequence ATGTATGTTTTGTTTGAAGGCATTGACGGCGTTGGTAAGAGTACGCAAATAGAAATTTTAGCCTCTAAATTTAGTGATGCCATCGTCACAAAAGAGCCTGGTGGTACGCAGCTAGGTGAAAATCTGCGAGAAATTTTGCTTAGTTCAAACATAAAAATAGGCAAAAGAGCTGAAATTTTACTCTTTTTAGCTGATAGAGCTGAGCATTTTGAAAAGCTAGTCGCTCCAAATTTAGGTAGGCTTATTTTAAGCGACAGAGGCTTTATCTCCGGCATTGCCTACGCTTTGGCAAATGATGAAAACTTAGATGAAAACGTGCTTTTAGAGCTTAATAAATTTGCACTAAATGATAAATTTGCAGATAAAATAGTCTTTTTTGAAGCAAGTCCTGAGCTTATAAGCTCCCGACTAAAAAGCAGAGGCACAAGCGACAAGATTGAGGCTCGTGGACTAGAGTATCTTTTAAAAGTGCAAAGCCTGATGAAGCAAATTCTTATCAAAAACGGCTTTGAAACGCTTTTTGTAGACGCATCTAAAAGCATAGAGCTAATTTCAAAAGAGATAGAAAATTTTATAAATTTTAAGTAA
- the coaD gene encoding pantetheine-phosphate adenylyltransferase, whose amino-acid sequence MKKSCIYPGTFDPITNGHLDVIIRATKIFDKVIVAVAKSDSKQPMFAHEKRIEMAKEAVSGLGNVSVLGFDNLLVDFAKSYGINTVIRGLRAVSDFEYELQIGYANAALWNEFETVYLMPSLNNAFISSSIVRSVLRHDGDVSNLVPAKILKNLKA is encoded by the coding sequence TTGAAAAAATCCTGCATCTATCCAGGGACCTTTGATCCGATCACAAACGGCCATTTAGACGTTATCATAAGGGCTACAAAAATCTTTGATAAAGTGATCGTCGCAGTTGCAAAAAGTGATAGCAAACAGCCTATGTTTGCACATGAAAAACGTATAGAGATGGCAAAAGAGGCAGTTAGTGGGCTAGGTAATGTAAGCGTGCTAGGCTTTGATAACTTGCTTGTTGATTTTGCAAAATCATACGGCATAAACACCGTCATTAGGGGCCTTCGCGCGGTTAGTGACTTTGAATACGAGTTACAAATCGGCTACGCAAACGCTGCACTCTGGAACGAATTTGAGACGGTTTATCTTATGCCAAGCTTAAATAACGCCTTCATCTCAAGCTCGATCGTCCGCTCAGTCTTACGCCATGATGGCGACGTGAGCAACCTAGTGCCAGCAAAAATTCTAAAAAATTTAAAGGCGTAA
- a CDS encoding thiazole synthase has product MQNNSLILGGKEFQSRFILGSGKYSHELIDSAINEAGAQILTLALRRINESKERNILDFIPKGVTLLPNTSGARNAKEAVRIAQLARELGCGELVKIEIITDSKFLFPDNAETIKACEALANDGFVPMPYMFPDLNAARAMLSVGASCIMPLAAPIGSNQGLVFKDIIEILINELDTQIIVDAGIGRPSQACEAMEMGAAAIMANTAIASSKNIPLMARAFKEAIIAGRNAYLAGLGAKSKSANASSPLTGFLD; this is encoded by the coding sequence TTGCAAAATAATAGCTTGATCCTTGGCGGCAAGGAGTTTCAAAGCCGCTTCATCCTTGGCTCTGGCAAGTACTCGCACGAGCTCATCGACTCAGCCATAAACGAGGCTGGAGCGCAGATCCTAACCCTTGCTCTTAGGCGCATAAACGAGAGCAAAGAGCGAAATATACTCGACTTTATCCCAAAAGGTGTGACGCTTTTGCCAAACACAAGTGGTGCTAGAAACGCTAAAGAGGCTGTTCGTATCGCCCAGCTCGCACGTGAGCTTGGGTGTGGAGAGCTTGTTAAGATAGAGATCATCACTGACTCTAAATTTCTCTTTCCAGACAACGCTGAGACGATAAAAGCCTGCGAAGCCTTGGCAAATGACGGCTTTGTGCCGATGCCTTATATGTTTCCGGATCTAAACGCTGCAAGAGCGATGCTAAGTGTAGGAGCAAGCTGTATAATGCCTCTAGCTGCGCCCATTGGCTCAAATCAGGGGCTAGTTTTTAAAGATATTATTGAAATTTTGATAAATGAGCTTGATACGCAGATCATAGTTGATGCTGGCATAGGCAGGCCTTCACAAGCGTGCGAAGCGATGGAGATGGGAGCAGCTGCTATCATGGCAAACACAGCCATCGCCTCATCTAAAAATATCCCACTCATGGCAAGAGCCTTCAAAGAGGCTATCATCGCTGGTCGCAACGCCTACCTAGCAGGCCTTGGTGCAAAGAGCAAAAGCGCAAATGCCTCATCACCGCTCACTGGATTTTTAGACTGA
- the thiF gene encoding sulfur carrier protein ThiS adenylyltransferase ThiF — protein MIEIVLNGAKFKVPVKSLSELKELALGDKESEIYKFLEKFNATKPDIFIVDGFAIKEDSELKDSSNVVFIRRGVMPEREVLRSMIASRNSPELNLALSKAVIGVAGLGGLGSNIALSLARVGVKKLVLADFDVVEPSNLNRQQYFVRHIGMKKTQALKELINDVNPFVEVETHDTFLDEKNVANVFGECEILCEAFDNVAGKAMILNEAGASLKDKKIIGASGMAGHFSSNLIKTIKFAKNVYLCGDLTNEAKIGQGLMAPRVAVCANHEANLAIRLLMGLEA, from the coding sequence ATGATAGAGATAGTTTTAAACGGCGCGAAATTTAAGGTGCCAGTAAAAAGCCTTAGCGAGCTAAAAGAGCTTGCGCTTGGCGATAAAGAGAGTGAAATTTATAAATTTTTAGAGAAATTTAACGCGACAAAGCCTGACATTTTTATCGTTGATGGCTTTGCTATAAAAGAAGATAGCGAGCTAAAAGATAGCTCAAATGTCGTATTTATAAGGCGTGGCGTGATGCCTGAGCGTGAAGTTTTACGCTCAATGATCGCTTCACGAAACAGTCCTGAGTTAAATTTGGCCCTAAGCAAAGCAGTTATCGGCGTGGCTGGACTTGGCGGCCTTGGCTCAAATATCGCGCTAAGCCTTGCAAGAGTTGGCGTAAAAAAGCTAGTGCTTGCTGACTTTGACGTCGTTGAGCCAAGCAATCTAAACCGTCAGCAGTATTTTGTCCGCCACATCGGTATGAAAAAGACCCAAGCGCTTAAAGAGCTGATAAATGACGTAAATCCCTTTGTCGAGGTCGAGACTCACGATACATTTTTGGACGAAAAAAACGTGGCTAACGTCTTTGGCGAGTGCGAAATTTTATGCGAAGCCTTTGACAACGTCGCTGGTAAGGCGATGATACTAAACGAAGCTGGTGCTAGTCTAAAAGATAAAAAGATCATCGGTGCCTCTGGTATGGCTGGACACTTTAGCTCAAATCTCATAAAAACCATAAAATTTGCCAAAAATGTCTATCTTTGTGGCGACCTCACAAATGAAGCAAAGATCGGTCAAGGGCTCATGGCACCGCGTGTTGCAGTCTGCGCAAACCACGAGGCAAATTTAGCCATTAGGCTACTTATGGGCTTGGAGGCGTAA
- the speA gene encoding biosynthetic arginine decarboxylase — protein MNDFGLSIWGNSNFVIEDGKVCINAASKPAIIDIVKEIRDDGYRGPLLLRFPHLIQKQIEQIHASFAKAKKEFAYKGSFNAVFPLKVNQYPGFVKNLVRLGKPYNYGLEAGSKAELLLTMAYNNEKAPITVNGFKDKEMINIGFIAAEMGHNITLTIEGLNELEAIIAIAKERFKPKPKIGLRVRLHSTGSGLWAKSGGIHSKFGLTSTELIEAVKMLKKANLLENFTMIHFHIGSQISEIHPLKKALIEAGNIYAELRKMGATNLKAINLGGGLAIEYSQFKEESSRNYTLNEYANDVVYMLKTISEQKKEIEPDIFIESGRYIAASHALLVAPVLELFSQEYTEEKLNLKKNNPNLITELVDLYRSIKPSNALEYLHDAIHHTESVLTLFDLGYVDLQDRSNAEVLLRLISKKAVVMLGNKSNSSDLAKIQKEVQERYLLNFSIFQSLPDFWGLKQNFPVMPLDRLDERPTLPASIWDITCDSDGEISYDDEKNPLLLHDVDVEKEDYFLGFFLVGAYQEVIGMKHNLFTHPTEATIELTNDGYKIVNLLESQSILDIMEDMDYDIYEIQDTLNERLEKSTLINETQKKQILGELYLFLNDNSYLKTIN, from the coding sequence ATGAATGATTTTGGACTTAGCATTTGGGGCAATTCAAATTTTGTTATAGAAGATGGCAAAGTCTGTATAAATGCAGCCAGTAAACCAGCGATCATTGACATTGTAAAAGAGATAAGAGACGATGGATATAGAGGACCACTACTGCTTCGCTTTCCACACCTTATCCAAAAGCAGATCGAGCAGATCCACGCAAGCTTTGCAAAGGCAAAGAAAGAATTTGCCTACAAAGGCAGCTTTAATGCCGTATTTCCACTTAAAGTCAATCAATATCCTGGCTTTGTAAAAAACCTAGTTCGCCTTGGCAAGCCCTACAACTACGGCCTCGAGGCTGGTAGCAAGGCTGAGCTACTTTTAACTATGGCTTACAATAACGAAAAAGCTCCCATAACCGTAAATGGCTTTAAAGATAAAGAGATGATAAATATAGGCTTTATCGCCGCTGAAATGGGGCACAACATCACGCTAACGATCGAGGGCTTAAATGAGCTTGAAGCGATAATTGCCATCGCAAAAGAGCGCTTTAAACCAAAACCAAAGATCGGACTTAGAGTAAGACTGCACTCGACAGGATCGGGGCTCTGGGCAAAGAGTGGTGGCATACACTCTAAATTTGGCCTAACATCAACCGAACTGATAGAAGCTGTAAAGATGCTAAAAAAGGCAAATTTACTCGAAAATTTCACGATGATACACTTTCATATCGGCTCTCAAATAAGCGAGATACATCCGCTCAAAAAGGCTCTCATCGAGGCTGGTAACATATACGCTGAGCTTAGAAAAATGGGTGCAACAAATTTAAAAGCTATAAATTTAGGCGGCGGTCTAGCGATTGAATACTCGCAGTTTAAAGAGGAGAGCAGTAGAAACTATACGCTAAACGAATACGCAAACGACGTTGTTTATATGCTTAAAACCATAAGCGAGCAAAAAAAGGAGATCGAGCCAGATATTTTCATAGAGTCAGGTCGCTACATCGCCGCTTCTCACGCGCTTTTGGTCGCTCCCGTGCTTGAGCTATTTTCTCAAGAGTACACCGAAGAGAAACTAAATTTAAAGAAAAATAATCCAAATTTGATAACCGAGCTAGTCGATCTTTATAGATCAATCAAGCCATCAAACGCCCTAGAATACCTGCACGACGCCATACACCACACAGAGAGCGTGCTAACACTTTTTGACCTTGGATATGTTGATCTGCAAGATAGATCAAACGCAGAGGTGCTTTTAAGGCTCATTAGCAAAAAGGCTGTCGTGATGCTTGGCAACAAGAGCAACTCAAGCGATCTGGCCAAAATTCAAAAAGAAGTGCAAGAGAGATACTTGCTAAATTTCTCTATTTTTCAAAGCTTGCCAGACTTTTGGGGGCTAAAGCAAAATTTCCCTGTCATGCCACTTGACAGACTCGATGAGCGACCTACTTTGCCAGCTTCGATCTGGGATATCACCTGCGATAGTGACGGCGAGATCAGCTACGATGATGAGAAAAACCCTCTACTTTTACACGACGTGGACGTGGAGAAGGAGGATTATTTCTTGGGATTTTTCCTAGTTGGTGCATATCAAGAGGTGATCGGCATGAAGCACAACCTCTTTACTCACCCAACGGAAGCTACAATAGAGCTTACAAACGATGGCTACAAGATCGTAAATTTACTAGAAAGCCAATCAATCCTTGATATTATGGAAGATATGGACTACGATATCTACGAGATCCAAGACACTCTAAATGAGCGCTTAGAGAAATCAACTCTGATAAACGAAACACAAAAGAAGCAAATTTTAGGCGAACTTTATCTATTTTTAAATGATAATAGCTACTTAAAAACGATTAACTAA